Proteins encoded together in one Terriglobus sp. TAA 43 window:
- the pyk gene encoding pyruvate kinase — MSEGNFLLGGLGRSAKIVGTLGPASSSPEVFRQLVRAGLDVARLNFSHGSHEQKAELIRMVREVSASEGKPICLLADLQGPKIRTGKLVDGKPVLLEAGKQLIITPHEMKGTAEKVSTVFPTLAENLGPGDTILLSDGLIELKVARVDGLDVVCDIVNGGYLGENKGINLPGIPVKVPALTEKDEEDLEFIAKQGVHALALSFVRTAEDIRYTRRRMKELNFDAWIVAKLEKPQAIENLEEILEETDALMVARGDLGVEVPPEKVPAIQKHIIRRALAYRKPVITATQMLESMIDNPRPTRAEASDVANAVYDGTDAVMLSAESAAGKYPVQAVAMMAKIIVETESQMTLDPTTAPQLPMHAKGAQLSVAETICESMAHSAEDLDLKAIAVFTESGTSARLLSKYRPNVQIYALSTEDDVIGKCMMLWGVYPLQVDRFGGGDLQVEMAVEKLCSLGLAKSREVLGIVGGTASRIGGTNFMKLHEIPDA; from the coding sequence ATGAGCGAAGGTAATTTTCTGCTGGGCGGCCTGGGCCGCAGCGCCAAGATTGTAGGAACGCTGGGACCGGCTTCGTCTTCGCCGGAGGTCTTTCGGCAGTTGGTGCGCGCTGGTCTGGATGTGGCGCGTCTGAACTTTTCGCACGGCTCGCATGAACAGAAGGCGGAACTGATCCGCATGGTGCGCGAGGTCAGTGCGAGCGAAGGCAAGCCGATCTGCCTGCTGGCCGACCTGCAGGGGCCGAAGATCCGTACGGGCAAGCTCGTCGACGGCAAGCCGGTGCTGCTGGAAGCTGGCAAGCAGCTCATCATTACACCGCACGAGATGAAGGGAACCGCCGAGAAGGTGAGTACCGTGTTCCCCACGCTGGCGGAGAACCTGGGACCGGGTGACACGATTCTGCTGTCCGACGGTCTGATTGAGCTGAAGGTGGCGCGCGTCGATGGTCTCGACGTAGTGTGCGACATCGTCAACGGCGGCTATCTGGGCGAGAACAAGGGCATCAACCTGCCGGGCATCCCGGTGAAGGTTCCTGCGCTGACGGAGAAGGACGAGGAAGACCTCGAATTCATCGCGAAGCAGGGCGTGCATGCGCTGGCGTTGTCGTTTGTGCGCACCGCGGAAGACATTCGTTACACGCGCCGCCGTATGAAGGAACTGAACTTCGACGCGTGGATTGTGGCGAAGCTCGAAAAGCCGCAGGCGATTGAGAACCTGGAAGAGATTCTGGAAGAGACCGACGCGCTGATGGTGGCGCGTGGTGATCTGGGCGTGGAAGTGCCGCCGGAGAAGGTGCCTGCAATTCAGAAGCACATCATCCGTCGTGCACTGGCGTATCGCAAGCCGGTGATCACGGCGACGCAGATGCTGGAGAGCATGATCGACAATCCACGTCCGACGCGTGCGGAAGCCAGCGACGTGGCGAATGCCGTGTATGACGGTACCGATGCCGTGATGCTTTCCGCAGAGTCCGCAGCGGGCAAATATCCGGTGCAGGCCGTGGCCATGATGGCGAAGATCATTGTGGAAACAGAGTCGCAGATGACGCTGGATCCCACGACGGCTCCGCAACTGCCCATGCATGCAAAGGGCGCGCAGTTGAGCGTGGCAGAGACCATCTGCGAGAGCATGGCGCATTCGGCTGAGGATCTGGATCTGAAGGCGATTGCCGTGTTTACGGAGTCGGGAACGTCGGCACGTTTGCTGTCTAAGTACCGCCCGAATGTACAGATCTATGCGCTGTCCACAGAGGACGATGTCATCGGCAAGTGCATGATGCTGTGGGGCGTGTATCCGCTACAGGTGGACCGCTTTGGCGGCGGCGATCTGCAGGTGGAGATGGCAGTGGAGAAGCTGTGCAGCCTCGGATTAGCAAAGTCGCGCGAGGTGCTGGGCATTGTGGGCGGCACGGCCAGCCGCATTGGCGGTACGAACTTCATGAAGCTGCATGAGATTCCGGATGCCTAG